In the genome of Labeo rohita strain BAU-BD-2019 chromosome 24, IGBB_LRoh.1.0, whole genome shotgun sequence, one region contains:
- the LOC127155767 gene encoding suppressor of cytokine signaling 6, with the protein MKKISLKTIRKSLNIKGKEDGDFVMLQQPSLAAEFTKDDSLFGGCYTKGLVGCDLNGEDEKGHKNRSKSESLMGTLKRRLSTKQKAKVKGGSTAVGSGDDDDTFSSSSVPISFNEVKAQRPLRSSSLRSHHYSPSPWPFRPVGSEEACIKMEVKVKAMVHSPNPSPSLNGIRKEFHDIQLEGLFQDQSESLKDMETQSGNLHLNIEDHVPIGLTPQDYIQYTMPLDEGMYPDSSQSFCLDGPSPMEVVDQVESSSLHVDHGPDDHDLMPSDILMEQAVNGHLPGTPAMVLSNSRADTPLFSPSLSPLSNNDIPRTLSGFSGADSHVVERVRHHLNFDPNSAPGVSRVYDSFQSSGPMVVTSLTEELKKLAKQGWYWGPITRWEAEEKLINLPDGSFLVRDSSDDRYLLSLSFRSQGKTLHTRIEHSNGRFSFYEQPDVEGHTSIVDLIEHSIKDSENGAFCYSRSRLPGSATYPVRLTNPVSRFMQVRSLQYLCRFVIRQYTRIDLIQKLPLPNKMKDYLQEKHY; encoded by the coding sequence ATGAAGAAGATCAGTCTGAAGACGATCAGAAAATCACTTAACATAAAGGGCAAAGAAGATGGGGATTTCGTCATGCTCCAGCAGCCGTCTTTAGCGGCCGAGTTCACCAAGGATGACTCTCTCTTCGGAGGCTGTTACACCAAAGGGCTGGTAGGTTGCGATCTTAATGGGGAGGATGAGAAGGGTCATAAGAACCGATCGAAGAGCGAGAGTCTTATGGGCACTCTAAAGAGGAGACTTTCCACCAAACAGAAGGCAAAAGTCAAAGGAGGCTCCACCGCAGTGGGCTCTGGAGATGATGACGACACCTTCTCTTCCTCGTCGGTCCCGATAAGCTTTAATGAAGTCAAAGCCCAGCGGCCCTTAAGATCATCGTCACTCCGAAGCCATCATTACAGCCCTTCTCCGTGGCCTTTCCGGCCCGTTGGATCCGAAGAGGCTTGCATCAAGATGGAGGTGAAGGTCAAAGCTATGGTCCACTCCCCCAATCCCAGTCCCTCCCTCAATGGCATCCGAAAGGAGTTCCATGACATCCAGTTAGAAGGTCTGTTCCAGGATCAGAGCGAGTCTCTGAAGGACATGGAGACTCAGAGTGGCAACTTGCATTTGAACATTGAGGATCACGTGCCTATTGGACTCACACCTCAGGACTACATCCAGTACACAATGCCTTTAGATGAGGGAATGTACCCAGATTCGTCCCAGTCCTTCTGCTTGGATGGTCCCTCGCCAATGGAAGTGGTCGATCAGGTCGAATCTAGCTCGTTGCACGTGGATCACGGCCCGGACGACCACGATCTCATGCCGTCGGACATTCTCATGGAGCAGGCGGTGAACGGACACCTTCCTGGTACTCCGGCGATGGTCCTGTCCAACTCCAGAGCTGACACACCTTTATTTTCTCCCTCCCTGTCGCCTCTTTCCAACAACGATATTCCAAGGACCCTCTCCGGGTTCAGTGGTGCAGACTCTCATGTTGTGGAGAGAGTGAGGCACCACCTGAACTTCGACCCCAATTCCGCTCCCGGTGTTAGCAGGGTGTACGACTCTTTCCAAAGCAGCGGGCCCATGGTTGTAACAAGCCTTACGGAGGAACTTAAAAAACTGGCCAAGCAGGGTTGGTACTGGGGACCTATAACTCGATGGGAGGCTGAGGAGAAGCTCATCAACCTTCCAGACGGCTCTTTTTTGGTGAGGGACAGTTCAGACGATCGTTATCTCCTCAGCCTGAGCTTTCGGTCACAGGGAAAGACGCTTCACACCAGGATCGAGCACTCGAACGGCAGATTCAGCTTTTACGAGCAGCCCGACGTCGAAGGTCACACTTCCATCGTAGATCTCATCGAGCACTCTATAAAAGACTCTGAAAACGGCGCGTTCTGTTACTCCAGATCCCGTCTGCCGGGGTCCGCCACGTACCCCGTTCGGTTGACCAATCCCGTCTCGCGGTTCATGCAAGTCCGTTCGCTGCAATATCTTTGCCGCTTTGTCATCCGACAGTACACGCGGATAGATTTGATTCAGAAACTGCCTTTaccaaacaaaatgaaagatTATTTGCAGGAGAAGCACTACTGA